Proteins from a genomic interval of Rhodothermales bacterium:
- a CDS encoding multifunctional oxoglutarate decarboxylase/oxoglutarate dehydrogenase thiamine pyrophosphate-binding subunit/dihydrolipoyllysine-residue succinyltransferase subunit, whose protein sequence is MSNLGFNTGYIEDLYRQYLEDPNSVSESWRDFFQDYNPGEEFVAATPAQPATAPAQTPTATATQAPTGRGDGATAAADLQEGAEAKAIRGPAAKIVENMEASLQVPTATSVRSVPVKLLAENRQLINAHQRDVGGNKVSYTHLIAYAIVKGIAAFPNMNTTFRQQNGTPEHVIPGSVNLGLAIDVERRGRRSLLVPNIKGADGLSFREFLGHYNDLVRRARDNKLEIADFMGTTASITNPGMIGTALSVPRLMQGQGLIVGVGSIGYPTEYHAFPPEVIARTGISQVMSITSTYDHRVIQGAESGAFLKHVEELLTGHHSYYEEIFQSLGIPYQPYVGAVDSTPMVGGQRADELDMVRKQAKVLQLIRAYRVRGHLQADVNPLGYNWRYHPELDPKEYGLTIWDLDREFVTGGLAGHDMLPLRDILEILRQTYTRKVGVEFMHISDPQEKRWLVERIEPVRGVEPISETAKKRMLEKLNGAEAFENFLHTKYIGHKRFSLEGSETVIPMLDMILSDAANQETAEVVIGMAHRGRLNVLANILNKPYEVIFSEFEGNIDPNTTQGSGDVKYHLGARDEHESPSGSKVKVTLASNPSHLEAVNPVVEGMARAKQEAIRDERGDSERRDYHDAVLPILIHGDAAFAGQGVVGETLHLSQLPGYETGGTVHIVINNQIGFTTGPESARSSTYASDIARMIQAPIFHVNGDDPEACVRVARLALDFRQVFNKDVVIDLLCYRVRGHNEGDEPTYTQPLLYKKIEAKRSVRKLYTELLLRRGDMSPEEAEQVLEDYRNRLNDAFTRTKEVTAEEPAPPPRAPLRSNEPEGPVKIETAASQDLIDAVIKSLMTFPEGFNVHKKLLRQFQRREKLYHDERKVDWGFAEALAFGTILAEGRHVRLSGQDSRRGTFSHRHGVVYDQENADEYIPLNHVAEKQGRLYIYDSLLSEYAVTGFEYGYSVASPDSLVIWEAQFGDFANGAQIIFDQFLSAAGEKWGQESSLVLLLPHGYEGQGPEHSSARLERFLQLCAEGNMQVCNITTPANIFHALRRQVHSEKKLPLVVMSPKSLLRHPLAVSDPADFTESAFRPVIPADVDDPSSVERLVFCSGKVYYDALQKLKETGAPVALARVEELYPLDRAAIREELSRFPSAKVIWLQEEPANMGAWQFIRYPLEELLAEVRGDDCERIGYAGRPMSASPATGSHHVHAVEQDGIVARALGLESE, encoded by the coding sequence GTGAGCAACCTCGGATTCAACACCGGCTACATTGAAGACCTGTACCGGCAGTACCTGGAAGACCCGAACAGCGTCAGCGAAAGCTGGCGAGACTTCTTCCAGGACTACAACCCAGGAGAAGAGTTTGTAGCGGCAACGCCCGCCCAGCCCGCGACCGCCCCGGCTCAGACGCCGACTGCGACGGCCACGCAGGCCCCGACCGGCCGGGGGGACGGTGCCACGGCGGCAGCCGACCTGCAGGAAGGTGCAGAGGCCAAGGCCATCCGTGGCCCGGCCGCCAAAATCGTCGAGAACATGGAGGCCAGCCTCCAGGTCCCGACGGCCACCTCGGTACGCTCGGTTCCGGTCAAACTGCTGGCCGAGAACCGCCAGCTGATAAATGCCCACCAGCGCGATGTGGGCGGCAACAAGGTGTCCTATACGCACCTGATCGCGTACGCGATCGTCAAGGGCATTGCCGCCTTCCCGAACATGAATACCACGTTCCGTCAGCAGAACGGAACGCCCGAACATGTCATCCCCGGATCGGTCAACCTGGGACTGGCCATCGATGTCGAGCGCCGAGGCCGACGCAGTCTCCTGGTGCCCAACATCAAGGGTGCTGACGGCCTCAGCTTCCGCGAGTTTTTGGGTCACTACAATGACCTCGTGCGCCGTGCCCGCGACAACAAGCTCGAGATCGCGGATTTCATGGGCACGACCGCATCGATCACGAACCCGGGCATGATCGGTACGGCGCTCTCGGTGCCCCGCCTCATGCAGGGCCAGGGCCTGATTGTCGGTGTCGGCTCAATCGGTTACCCCACGGAGTACCACGCCTTCCCGCCAGAGGTCATCGCGCGGACCGGCATCTCCCAGGTGATGAGCATCACCTCGACCTACGACCACCGCGTCATCCAGGGCGCCGAGAGCGGGGCGTTCCTGAAGCACGTGGAAGAGCTCCTGACCGGGCACCACAGCTACTACGAGGAGATTTTCCAGAGCCTGGGGATCCCGTACCAGCCGTATGTCGGTGCCGTGGACTCCACTCCCATGGTGGGTGGACAACGCGCCGACGAGCTGGACATGGTGCGCAAGCAGGCCAAGGTGCTGCAGCTGATCCGCGCCTATCGGGTACGGGGGCACCTGCAGGCGGATGTGAATCCGCTGGGCTACAACTGGCGCTACCATCCGGAACTGGATCCCAAGGAGTACGGACTGACCATCTGGGATCTGGACCGCGAGTTCGTCACAGGCGGCCTCGCGGGGCACGACATGCTGCCGCTCCGGGACATCCTGGAAATCCTGCGGCAGACCTACACCCGCAAGGTGGGTGTCGAGTTCATGCACATCTCGGATCCACAGGAGAAGCGCTGGCTGGTTGAACGCATCGAGCCCGTGCGTGGTGTCGAGCCGATCTCGGAGACGGCGAAGAAGCGCATGCTGGAGAAGCTCAACGGAGCGGAGGCGTTTGAGAACTTCCTGCACACCAAGTATATCGGTCACAAACGATTCAGCCTGGAGGGCTCCGAGACGGTCATTCCCATGCTGGACATGATCCTGTCGGATGCGGCCAACCAGGAGACGGCCGAAGTGGTGATCGGCATGGCCCACCGCGGGCGCCTGAATGTGCTCGCGAACATCCTGAACAAGCCCTACGAGGTCATTTTCTCGGAGTTCGAGGGCAACATCGATCCGAATACGACGCAGGGCTCGGGCGATGTGAAATACCACCTCGGCGCGCGGGACGAGCACGAGTCGCCCTCCGGGTCGAAAGTGAAGGTGACGCTGGCCTCCAACCCCAGCCACCTGGAGGCCGTCAATCCTGTCGTTGAGGGCATGGCGCGCGCCAAGCAGGAGGCCATTCGGGACGAACGTGGTGACTCCGAGCGCCGCGACTATCACGATGCCGTGCTGCCGATTCTGATTCACGGCGATGCGGCCTTCGCCGGCCAGGGCGTGGTCGGAGAGACCCTGCACCTGTCGCAGCTCCCCGGTTACGAGACCGGCGGAACGGTGCACATCGTCATCAACAACCAGATCGGATTTACCACAGGGCCCGAGTCCGCGCGGTCTTCCACATACGCGAGCGACATCGCCCGCATGATCCAGGCGCCCATCTTCCACGTCAATGGCGACGATCCGGAAGCGTGCGTGCGGGTGGCCCGCCTGGCCCTGGACTTCCGGCAGGTGTTCAACAAGGACGTGGTCATCGACCTCCTGTGCTACCGCGTGCGCGGGCACAACGAGGGTGACGAGCCGACCTATACCCAGCCGCTTCTCTACAAGAAGATTGAGGCCAAGCGCTCGGTGCGCAAGCTGTACACGGAGCTGCTGCTCCGCCGCGGCGACATGAGCCCCGAAGAGGCAGAGCAGGTCCTGGAGGATTACCGCAATCGCCTGAACGATGCGTTTACGCGGACCAAAGAGGTCACGGCAGAAGAGCCTGCACCGCCGCCGCGAGCACCGCTAAGGTCCAACGAGCCCGAGGGTCCGGTCAAGATTGAGACCGCTGCCTCCCAGGATTTGATCGATGCGGTCATCAAGTCCCTGATGACATTTCCGGAGGGCTTCAACGTGCACAAGAAGCTGCTTCGCCAGTTTCAGCGGCGCGAGAAGCTGTACCACGACGAGCGCAAGGTCGATTGGGGTTTTGCGGAGGCACTGGCCTTCGGCACCATCCTCGCCGAGGGTCGCCACGTGCGTCTCAGCGGGCAGGATTCCCGGCGAGGCACGTTTTCGCACCGTCACGGCGTGGTCTACGACCAGGAGAACGCCGACGAGTACATCCCGCTCAACCACGTGGCGGAGAAACAGGGCCGGCTGTACATCTACGACAGCCTGCTGTCGGAGTACGCCGTCACCGGTTTCGAGTATGGCTATTCCGTGGCCTCGCCCGATTCACTGGTAATCTGGGAGGCCCAGTTCGGCGACTTCGCCAACGGTGCCCAGATCATCTTTGACCAGTTCCTGTCGGCAGCCGGCGAGAAATGGGGGCAGGAAAGCTCGCTCGTCCTACTGCTGCCGCATGGGTACGAGGGACAGGGACCCGAGCACTCTTCCGCGCGCCTGGAGCGCTTCCTGCAGCTGTGTGCCGAGGGCAACATGCAGGTCTGCAACATCACCACGCCTGCAAACATCTTCCACGCGCTGCGTCGGCAGGTGCATTCAGAGAAGAAGCTGCCTCTGGTAGTAATGTCGCCCAAGAGTCTGCTGCGCCACCCGCTGGCGGTCTCCGACCCGGCCGACTTTACGGAGAGCGCATTCCGGCCGGTGATTCCGGCTGATGTCGACGATCCATCCTCCGTGGAGCGCCTGGTCTTCTGCAGCGGGAAAGTGTACTACGACGCCCTTCAGAAGCTGAAAGAGACCGGAGCCCCCGTGGCGCTGGCCCGGGTCGAGGAGTTGTATCCGCTCGATCGCGCCGCGATCAGGGAGGAACTGTCGCGGTTCCCTTCAGCCAAGGTGATCTGGCTCCAGGAGGAACCCGCCAACATGGGCGCCTGGCAGTTCATCCGGTACCCGCTGGAGGAGCTGCTTGCCGAGGTGCGCGGAGACGACTGCGAGCGAATCGGCTACGCCGGTCGGCCGATGTCCGCATCGCCCGCTACCGGGTCGCATCACGTGCACGCGGTGGAGCAGGACGGGATTGTCGCGCGGGCACTTGGACTTGAGTCGGAGTAG
- a CDS encoding NAD-dependent epimerase/dehydratase family protein, translating to MADRRPVFVTGGTGFVGSHLVEALRARGYEEIRCLVRNKPGWLEHIAHTPVRGDLTHGPTLAQAMQGCSVVFHVAGRTRARTWEEFEAANITGTTNLLEAAATLDQPPRIQIVSSLAAVGDVAADIADESTPLNPVSQYGRSKALMEVAIEPWRQQLDLSVVRPPAVYGPRDSDIFTVFQAASRRLFAVVGGAKGPAMTLVHVRDLVRGMIDAAETAETRNQTYFLGADPPYSWDQVRDAAAQALGRRVATLRIPRPLIVPVGTMVEKVGGLFGAYPPLNREKALEIRDACIMCTSGAAHRDFAYQASVPLQEGFDETVTWYRAHGWL from the coding sequence ATGGCTGATCGACGCCCCGTTTTCGTCACCGGCGGCACGGGGTTCGTCGGAAGCCATCTCGTGGAGGCCCTGCGAGCCCGCGGGTATGAGGAGATCCGTTGCCTGGTGCGCAACAAACCGGGCTGGCTGGAGCACATCGCCCACACGCCGGTGCGCGGAGACCTGACGCACGGTCCGACCCTGGCGCAGGCCATGCAAGGTTGCAGCGTGGTCTTCCACGTGGCCGGCCGCACGCGGGCGCGAACCTGGGAGGAATTCGAGGCGGCCAACATAACGGGCACGACCAATCTGTTGGAGGCAGCCGCCACACTGGACCAGCCGCCCCGCATCCAGATCGTCAGCAGCCTGGCCGCCGTCGGCGACGTGGCGGCGGACATCGCGGACGAGTCCACTCCGCTCAATCCCGTGTCGCAATACGGGCGCAGCAAGGCCCTGATGGAGGTCGCCATCGAGCCCTGGCGGCAGCAACTGGACCTCAGCGTGGTTCGGCCGCCGGCCGTCTACGGGCCACGCGACTCCGACATCTTTACCGTTTTCCAGGCTGCTTCCCGCCGGCTGTTCGCCGTGGTAGGCGGCGCCAAGGGGCCCGCCATGACCCTGGTCCACGTACGGGATCTGGTTCGGGGCATGATCGATGCCGCAGAGACTGCCGAAACGCGGAATCAGACCTACTTCCTCGGAGCGGACCCGCCGTACAGTTGGGATCAGGTCCGGGATGCCGCAGCACAGGCCCTGGGGCGCCGCGTCGCGACGCTCCGCATTCCTCGCCCGCTCATCGTTCCAGTCGGCACGATGGTGGAGAAAGTCGGGGGCCTCTTCGGCGCATACCCTCCGCTGAATCGGGAGAAGGCGCTCGAAATACGGGACGCCTGCATCATGTGCACCTCCGGGGCGGCACACCGTGATTTTGCCTACCAGGCGTCGGTGCCGCTTCAGGAAGGCTTCGACGAAACTGTTACTTGGTATCGGGCACACGGCTGGCTGTGA
- a CDS encoding cyclic nucleotide-binding domain-containing protein, with protein sequence MAIGSTILDALRRLANRVFRREEDARVRAMAELLDEIPLFRPLPRGMLLDLAAAFHERSYRKDEFLYYEGDPGIGLYVVQSGNVRLLVEDPEGTTHEICEVGPNEILGATCLLGGGVIKRTESAQATVPTQVLGLFSPEFRTLQRRHPKTGAAVATLLARHFAQRLTETRKLLIEESGSIETATWLAQAARSAAEHADPPPGW encoded by the coding sequence CGCTCCGGCGCCTTGCAAATCGTGTCTTTCGGCGCGAGGAGGATGCCCGTGTACGCGCGATGGCCGAACTGCTGGACGAGATCCCGCTCTTTCGGCCGCTGCCTCGCGGCATGCTGCTGGATCTGGCAGCCGCGTTTCACGAGCGGTCGTATCGAAAGGACGAGTTTCTCTACTACGAGGGCGACCCCGGCATCGGCCTGTATGTGGTACAGTCCGGTAACGTACGGTTGCTTGTGGAGGACCCCGAAGGCACCACCCACGAGATCTGCGAGGTGGGGCCGAATGAGATTCTAGGCGCGACCTGTCTGCTGGGAGGCGGCGTGATCAAGCGCACGGAAAGCGCGCAGGCCACCGTGCCCACCCAGGTGCTCGGCCTGTTCAGCCCCGAATTCCGCACCTTGCAGCGCCGTCATCCCAAGACCGGAGCCGCGGTCGCCACCTTGCTGGCCCGGCACTTTGCCCAGCGTCTCACCGAGACGCGAAAACTGCTCATCGAAGAGAGCGGCTCCATCGAGACGGCCACCTGGCTGGCACAGGCTGCACGCAGCGCGGCCGAACACGCCGATCCGCCACCAGGCTGGTAG
- the rlmD gene encoding 23S rRNA (uracil(1939)-C(5))-methyltransferase RlmD produces the protein MKKGAQLELSIEKFADRGKSLSRVDGYVVFVPGGVPGDVVRGTLIRKRKSFGEARIDEVLTPSPLRTDPRCRYFGTCGGCKWQHVQYEAQLEAKTQSVREALEHEGGLTGITMRPTLGSEQIYEYRNKMEFSFSAERWLTKEEIASGEPFNLQFALGLHAPGYFNKVIDLEECHLQSGLSARLVNAVRGFAQERGWKPWHIRKHTGYLRHLVIRQAGNTDELLVNLVTNRYDAERMVEFGAWLQEEFPQVTTFVNAVNSGVAQTAFGEEIHAVFGPGVYHDMIGGLTFEIAPNAFFQTNTKQAETLYKVALEAGDLTPEDHLYDLYCGAGSISLFVAPHVKHVIGVELVEDAVVNARANAKANGIENVTFESGDMLKLLTPEFVRKHGKPDVMIVDPPRAGIHPKVVKQIAQVRPERLVYVSCNPRTQARDIALLGDAYRAEWSQPVDLFPHTHHIENVVRLTANG, from the coding sequence ATGAAGAAAGGAGCCCAACTGGAGCTCTCCATCGAGAAATTCGCCGACCGCGGTAAATCCCTGTCCCGCGTGGATGGATACGTGGTGTTTGTCCCAGGGGGTGTCCCGGGCGATGTGGTGCGCGGCACCCTGATCCGAAAGCGCAAATCCTTCGGGGAGGCCCGTATCGATGAGGTGCTGACGCCGAGCCCGCTGCGAACCGATCCACGCTGCCGATACTTTGGCACATGCGGCGGATGCAAATGGCAGCACGTGCAGTACGAGGCGCAGCTCGAGGCCAAGACCCAGAGTGTACGGGAGGCGCTTGAGCACGAGGGCGGACTGACCGGCATCACCATGCGGCCGACGCTCGGCTCCGAGCAGATCTACGAGTACCGCAACAAGATGGAGTTCTCCTTCAGCGCCGAACGGTGGCTGACCAAGGAGGAGATCGCCAGTGGCGAACCGTTCAATCTGCAGTTTGCCCTTGGCCTGCACGCCCCGGGCTATTTCAACAAGGTGATCGACCTGGAGGAGTGCCACCTGCAGTCGGGCCTGAGCGCCCGGCTGGTAAATGCAGTTCGCGGCTTCGCACAGGAGCGCGGCTGGAAGCCCTGGCATATTCGAAAGCATACCGGCTATCTGCGACACCTGGTCATCCGGCAGGCGGGCAACACGGATGAGCTACTCGTCAACCTCGTAACGAACCGGTACGACGCCGAGCGCATGGTCGAATTCGGGGCGTGGCTGCAGGAGGAGTTTCCACAGGTGACCACGTTCGTCAACGCCGTCAATTCTGGCGTGGCCCAAACGGCGTTCGGGGAGGAGATCCACGCCGTGTTTGGCCCCGGGGTCTATCATGACATGATCGGGGGTCTCACATTCGAGATCGCACCGAACGCCTTCTTCCAGACCAACACAAAGCAGGCAGAAACCCTGTACAAGGTGGCCCTGGAGGCCGGCGACCTGACGCCGGAGGATCACCTGTATGACCTGTACTGCGGTGCAGGCTCCATCAGCCTCTTTGTAGCCCCTCACGTCAAGCACGTGATCGGCGTTGAACTGGTCGAGGATGCCGTCGTGAATGCCCGCGCCAACGCGAAGGCCAACGGGATCGAGAACGTCACGTTCGAATCGGGCGACATGCTCAAGCTGCTCACGCCCGAGTTTGTGCGCAAGCACGGAAAGCCGGATGTGATGATTGTCGATCCACCACGCGCCGGCATCCACCCCAAGGTGGTCAAGCAGATTGCTCAGGTCCGTCCGGAGCGCCTGGTGTACGTGAGTTGCAACCCCCGCACGCAGGCCCGGGACATCGCCCTGCTCGGAGATGCCTACCGCGCCGAGTGGTCCCAACCCGTCGATCTCTTCCCCCACACCCACCACATAGAGAATGTGGTCCGGCTGACTGCCAATGGCTGA